From Micromonospora rhizosphaerae, the proteins below share one genomic window:
- a CDS encoding HsdM family class I SAM-dependent methyltransferase: MRAETRDSVNKVWALCNALKDDGVTFHQYLVELSYLLFLKLAAELKVEHKLPQGCRWTALTECPENILLERYGGLLRSLATSDSEVVSRIFSQSRTSIKKAKTLRVLVQSIDRFAWYEISREGLGDLYEGLLEKNANEKRSGAGQYFTPRLLIDSIVRVMKPSLGDVIQDPAAGTAGFLVSAGNYIRANSDTWSDVAEKELSAIFHGVEHVDDTYSLALMNLFLHGLVNDDAVGLVYGDTLSSAGKDLPPATLILSNPPFGTKRGGGLPDRDDLPFPTSNKQLCFVQHIISALAPGGRAAIVVPDNVLYEETVGLNVRRYMMDSCDLHTMLRLPPGLFYAASVKTHVLFITKNDGDSFQGTKELWLYDLRGKGHGRSKSESLTEETLRAFEHAYGHDPNVGREARRTRRESLSDSYQVFSRAEIRERGDNLALSIEVEPTAESQEDPEEALLLLEKSLERSMSALRELSDMVRRGPA; this comes from the coding sequence TTGCGAGCCGAGACTAGAGACAGCGTCAACAAGGTGTGGGCACTATGTAACGCGCTGAAGGACGACGGCGTCACTTTCCACCAGTATCTTGTAGAGCTGTCGTACCTCCTGTTCCTGAAGCTTGCCGCCGAGTTGAAGGTCGAGCACAAGCTTCCACAAGGGTGCAGGTGGACCGCCCTCACAGAGTGCCCCGAGAACATCCTCCTGGAACGGTATGGAGGATTGCTTCGCTCGCTTGCGACATCAGACTCCGAGGTTGTCAGCAGGATCTTTTCGCAGAGTCGCACCTCCATAAAGAAGGCCAAGACTCTCAGAGTCCTCGTTCAAAGCATCGACCGTTTCGCTTGGTACGAGATCTCTCGTGAAGGACTAGGAGATCTCTACGAAGGTCTGCTCGAAAAGAATGCGAACGAAAAGCGATCGGGTGCCGGGCAGTATTTCACGCCGAGACTACTGATCGACAGCATAGTCCGAGTAATGAAACCCTCACTGGGGGACGTAATTCAAGACCCAGCCGCAGGTACGGCAGGCTTTCTCGTCTCAGCCGGCAACTATATTCGAGCGAACAGCGATACATGGTCCGACGTCGCGGAAAAAGAGCTTTCGGCCATCTTCCACGGAGTCGAACATGTTGACGACACGTACTCACTTGCCCTGATGAACCTGTTCTTGCATGGTCTCGTGAACGATGATGCTGTCGGGCTAGTATACGGCGACACGCTGTCGAGCGCAGGTAAGGACCTTCCGCCGGCAACTCTGATCTTGAGCAACCCTCCTTTCGGGACCAAGCGGGGAGGCGGTCTTCCGGATCGCGACGATCTTCCCTTCCCGACAAGCAATAAACAACTCTGCTTTGTTCAGCACATTATCTCAGCGCTTGCACCTGGTGGACGGGCAGCGATCGTGGTACCTGACAACGTCTTATACGAAGAGACGGTGGGTCTCAACGTTCGCCGGTACATGATGGATTCGTGTGACCTTCACACCATGCTCCGCCTGCCACCAGGGCTCTTCTATGCAGCTTCCGTGAAGACGCATGTGCTTTTCATCACCAAGAACGATGGAGACAGCTTTCAAGGCACCAAGGAACTGTGGTTGTATGACCTCAGAGGGAAGGGTCACGGGCGCAGCAAATCCGAAAGCCTCACCGAGGAGACGCTGCGAGCGTTCGAGCATGCCTATGGGCACGACCCGAACGTTGGCCGTGAAGCCCGACGAACAAGACGTGAGTCCCTCAGCGACTCATATCAGGTGTTCTCGCGTGCGGAGATCAGGGAGCGCGGGGACAACCTGGCACTTTCTATAGAGGTTGAGCCTACCGCTGAGTCGCAGGAGGATCCCGAGGAGGCTCTACTACTCCTCGAGAAGAGCCTAGAAAGAAGCATGTCTGCGCTTAGAGAGCTCAGCGATATGGTCCGAAGGGGACCAGCGTGA
- a CDS encoding winged helix-turn-helix domain-containing protein, with protein sequence MPNRPADYLRVVNAITEQIESGDLAPGDKLPTYAQLAEQYKVSVSTAQAALRILRDRGLVEGQQGKGTFVAERQT encoded by the coding sequence ATGCCCAACCGACCCGCGGACTATCTACGCGTCGTCAACGCCATCACAGAGCAGATCGAGAGCGGCGACCTGGCGCCAGGCGACAAGCTGCCCACGTACGCCCAGCTGGCCGAGCAGTACAAGGTAAGTGTTTCGACCGCACAGGCTGCACTTCGGATCCTTCGCGACCGTGGCCTCGTAGAAGGCCAACAGGGTAAGGGGACCTTCGTCGCTGAGCGTCAGACATAG
- a CDS encoding DivIVA domain-containing protein translates to MIYVTGERLQPHQVRAAGFDTRWRGLDPDQVHAYLNQLADELERLHRELTTANTEAERIRQALRQWQSRHTGCRYTDPDWSLNNRWRQ, encoded by the coding sequence GTGATCTACGTGACCGGGGAACGCCTGCAACCGCACCAGGTCCGGGCCGCCGGCTTCGACACCCGCTGGCGCGGCCTCGACCCCGACCAGGTCCACGCCTACCTCAACCAGCTCGCCGACGAACTCGAGCGCCTACACCGCGAGCTGACCACCGCGAACACCGAGGCCGAACGCATCCGCCAGGCGCTGCGCCAGTGGCAGTCCCGCCACACCGGCTGCCGCTACACCGACCCCGACTGGTCACTCAACAATCGGTGGCGGCAGTGA
- a CDS encoding GIY-YIG nuclease family protein — protein sequence MLDAEDLLAAFTPPQPYTMEAAAGAPSSPGVHVVLERGTVIYVGYTRRGLRGRLRQHLTGNRDSSVLHEQVGQLLDKPGHEASAEDIADWLSRCEVRWQETDNPEGTKEALVLALKPRLNRQVPKPRY from the coding sequence ATGCTCGACGCCGAAGATCTTCTGGCCGCCTTCACGCCTCCCCAGCCGTACACGATGGAAGCCGCCGCCGGCGCTCCCAGCTCGCCCGGCGTGCACGTGGTCCTGGAACGCGGCACCGTCATCTACGTCGGCTACACGAGGCGAGGTCTGCGCGGCCGCCTCCGGCAGCACCTGACCGGCAACCGGGACTCATCCGTACTGCACGAGCAGGTCGGCCAGCTCCTCGACAAGCCCGGCCACGAGGCATCCGCCGAGGACATCGCCGACTGGCTGAGCCGGTGCGAGGTCCGCTGGCAGGAGACCGACAACCCGGAGGGTACGAAGGAAGCCCTGGTCCTGGCCCTCAAGCCCCGCCTCAACCGGCAGGTGCCGAAGCCGCGCTACTGA
- a CDS encoding MarR family winged helix-turn-helix transcriptional regulator codes for MSGTDKPIGYWLKHLHNLIEEQFDATLGDLGLDRRQWQILNVLSGGTRSRSEIEQALAPFWPDGVPQLDAALDGPDGLVARGWVGYDADALTLTEHGRAAHGTAAERVGGTRRLLLRGLTPEQYAETVRILSVMAGNLEAALAGRSAGGKQD; via the coding sequence GTGAGCGGCACGGATAAGCCGATCGGCTACTGGCTCAAGCACCTGCACAACCTGATCGAGGAGCAGTTCGACGCGACGCTGGGCGACCTCGGCCTCGACCGACGGCAGTGGCAGATCCTGAACGTGCTCTCCGGCGGGACGCGCAGCCGCAGCGAGATCGAGCAAGCGCTCGCACCGTTCTGGCCGGATGGCGTACCCCAACTCGACGCCGCCCTCGACGGGCCTGACGGCCTGGTCGCGCGGGGATGGGTCGGGTACGACGCCGACGCGCTCACCCTGACCGAGCACGGTCGCGCCGCACACGGCACGGCGGCCGAGCGCGTCGGCGGGACGCGGCGGCTGCTGCTGCGCGGGCTCACCCCGGAGCAGTACGCCGAGACCGTCCGGATCCTCTCGGTCATGGCCGGCAACCTCGAGGCGGCGTTGGCAGGCCGCTCGGCGGGCGGCAAGCAGGACTGA
- a CDS encoding phosphodiester glycosidase family protein → MAAAALAAVALGVVPGARAEAAGDTLPLDDGDLTEVRTSRALADGVTLTRIERGSEPAPADQINTTTRGPWVVNVLTIDPSQARGHLKATYGPNLSQVEKTTDLVRASGALAGVNASFFTFTASQLYPGDPVGLGLFGGKLLSEPTTDPAEVNFVVDANSNRALTGKLTWSGSVRNRQTEATLPLEFLNHPPVVPAGCAALADQTQCTLPGDVVEFTPEFASSTPSGAGVEVVLDRLGCVVRTSTTRGTALAAGETSLQATGRDTVALLDVAGQGCVDRTSTLTDQQGEELPVRPGLFGVNGRYPLTADGQIVVPAGSGSFFARNPRTIAGTTRDGKIVLATIDGRQTTSVGTTMDETAAVAQALGMDDAVNLDGGGSTAMAVEGALVNRPSGSTERAVGDALIYLDGPYRSGN, encoded by the coding sequence ATCGCGGCGGCCGCGTTGGCCGCGGTGGCTCTCGGGGTCGTTCCGGGGGCCCGCGCCGAGGCTGCCGGCGACACCCTTCCGCTCGACGACGGCGACCTGACGGAGGTACGCACCAGCCGTGCCCTGGCCGACGGTGTCACCCTGACCCGGATCGAGCGGGGCAGCGAGCCGGCGCCGGCCGACCAGATCAACACCACCACGCGGGGCCCGTGGGTGGTCAACGTGCTCACCATCGACCCGAGCCAGGCCCGCGGGCACCTCAAGGCGACGTACGGCCCGAACCTGAGCCAGGTCGAGAAGACCACGGACCTCGTCCGCGCCTCCGGCGCCCTGGCCGGGGTCAACGCCTCCTTCTTCACCTTCACCGCCAGCCAGCTCTACCCCGGCGACCCGGTCGGGCTGGGGCTGTTCGGCGGGAAGCTGCTCAGCGAGCCCACCACCGATCCGGCCGAGGTCAACTTCGTCGTCGACGCCAACAGCAACCGCGCCCTGACCGGGAAGCTCACCTGGTCGGGAAGTGTGCGCAACCGGCAGACCGAGGCCACCCTGCCGCTGGAGTTCCTCAACCACCCGCCGGTCGTCCCCGCCGGCTGCGCCGCCCTCGCCGACCAGACGCAGTGCACCCTCCCCGGCGACGTCGTCGAGTTCACCCCCGAGTTCGCCTCGTCCACCCCGTCCGGTGCCGGCGTGGAGGTCGTGCTCGACCGGCTCGGCTGCGTGGTGCGCACCTCGACCACCCGGGGCACCGCCCTTGCCGCCGGCGAGACCTCGCTGCAGGCGACCGGGCGGGACACCGTTGCCCTGCTGGACGTGGCCGGGCAGGGGTGCGTGGACCGGACCTCGACCCTGACCGACCAGCAGGGTGAGGAACTTCCCGTGCGGCCCGGGCTGTTCGGGGTGAACGGCCGCTACCCGTTGACCGCGGACGGCCAGATCGTCGTACCGGCCGGCTCCGGCAGCTTCTTCGCCCGCAACCCCCGTACCATCGCCGGAACCACGCGGGACGGGAAGATCGTGCTCGCGACCATCGACGGCCGCCAGACCACCAGCGTCGGCACCACCATGGACGAGACCGCCGCCGTCGCCCAGGCGCTCGGCATGGACGACGCGGTCAACCTCGACGGCGGCGGATCCACCGCGATGGCCGTCGAGGGTGCCCTGGTCAACCGGCCGAGCGGGTCGACCGAGCGGGCCGTCGGCGACGCGCTCATCTACCTGGACGGCCCGTACCGCAGCGGAAACTGA
- a CDS encoding alpha/beta fold hydrolase has protein sequence MTTTQWTAEPTTSGQYAEVNGVNLYYETHGAGRPMILLHGGLGSGEMFGPILPTLADRHQVILVDLQGHGRTADVDRPLDITLMADDVAALIDHLGLEKPDVVGYSLGGGVALLVAIRHPDKVGRLVSASANIRRDAIYPEMLAQQGQVTGAAAEFMKDTPMYELYQRVAPHPEDFPRLLDKIGAAMAKDFDYTEQVRGLQVPTLVVAADADMAPPSHYVEVFNLLDGGLRDGGWAGEGRPKGGHALAILPGLTHYNLFLSPLFAAVTLAFLDKES, from the coding sequence ATGACCACCACGCAGTGGACCGCCGAACCCACCACCTCCGGCCAGTACGCCGAGGTCAACGGCGTCAACCTGTACTACGAGACGCACGGGGCCGGCCGCCCGATGATCCTGCTGCACGGCGGGCTCGGCTCGGGTGAGATGTTCGGGCCGATCCTGCCCACGCTGGCCGACCGGCACCAGGTCATCCTGGTCGACCTGCAGGGGCACGGCCGGACCGCCGACGTCGACCGGCCGCTCGACATCACGCTGATGGCCGACGACGTCGCGGCCCTCATCGACCACCTCGGTCTGGAGAAGCCGGACGTCGTCGGCTACTCCCTCGGCGGCGGCGTCGCGCTCCTGGTCGCCATCCGCCACCCCGACAAGGTGGGCCGCCTGGTTTCGGCGTCCGCGAACATCCGCCGCGACGCGATCTACCCCGAGATGCTCGCGCAGCAGGGCCAGGTCACCGGCGCGGCCGCCGAATTCATGAAAGACACCCCGATGTACGAGCTCTACCAGCGGGTGGCGCCGCATCCCGAGGACTTCCCCCGGCTGCTGGACAAGATCGGTGCGGCGATGGCCAAGGACTTCGACTACACCGAGCAGGTTCGCGGCCTGCAGGTGCCGACGCTGGTGGTCGCCGCCGACGCCGACATGGCGCCGCCGAGCCACTACGTGGAGGTCTTCAACCTGCTCGACGGCGGCCTGCGCGACGGCGGCTGGGCGGGCGAGGGGCGGCCGAAGGGCGGGCACGCACTGGCCATCCTGCCCGGGCTGACCCACTACAACCTCTTCCTGTCCCCGCTCTTCGCCGCGGTCACGCTCGCCTTTCTGGACAAGGAGAGCTGA
- a CDS encoding sigma-70 family RNA polymerase sigma factor — protein MSDVATSTSIESQLEAYRPELTGYCYRMLGSAFEAEDAVQDTFVRAWRSFERFEGRSALRTWLYRIATNVCLNMLASAQRRVRPMDLGPAGSGGATHPGEPRPDEIWVGPVPDSRVLPEGSDPAEVIAGRESVRLAFVAALQHLPPRQRAVLILREVLAWSAQEVADLLDTTVASVNSALQRARATLAAADTAADVYRPLDDEQKALLARYVRAFEAYDLKALTTLLHEDATLSMPPLPLWLRGHGDIHAWMAGTGSGCRGSRLVPVVANGLPAFGQYRPSLDGSGHDPWALMVLEISAGRIAAVNNFLDTAHLFPLFGLPDRLP, from the coding sequence GTGAGTGACGTGGCGACCAGCACATCCATCGAGTCACAGCTGGAGGCGTACCGGCCGGAGCTGACCGGCTACTGCTACCGGATGCTGGGCTCGGCCTTCGAGGCCGAGGACGCCGTACAGGACACCTTCGTGCGGGCGTGGCGCAGCTTCGAGCGGTTCGAAGGGCGATCGGCGCTGCGGACCTGGCTGTACCGGATCGCGACGAACGTCTGCCTCAACATGCTCGCCAGCGCGCAGCGTCGGGTCCGCCCGATGGACCTCGGTCCCGCCGGGTCCGGCGGCGCCACGCACCCGGGCGAGCCGCGCCCCGACGAGATCTGGGTCGGCCCGGTGCCGGACAGCCGGGTCCTGCCGGAGGGCAGCGACCCGGCCGAGGTGATCGCCGGCCGCGAGTCCGTCCGGTTGGCGTTCGTCGCCGCGCTGCAGCACCTGCCGCCGCGGCAGCGGGCCGTGCTCATCCTGCGCGAGGTGCTGGCCTGGTCGGCCCAGGAGGTGGCCGACCTGCTCGACACCACGGTGGCGAGCGTCAACAGCGCCCTGCAGCGGGCCCGGGCCACCCTCGCCGCCGCCGACACCGCCGCCGACGTCTACCGGCCGCTGGACGACGAGCAGAAGGCGCTGCTCGCGCGGTACGTGCGTGCATTCGAGGCGTACGACCTGAAGGCTCTCACCACGCTGCTGCACGAGGACGCCACGCTGTCGATGCCGCCGCTGCCGCTGTGGCTGCGCGGCCACGGCGACATCCACGCCTGGATGGCCGGCACAGGCAGCGGTTGCCGCGGCTCCCGCCTGGTGCCGGTGGTGGCGAACGGCCTGCCGGCGTTCGGGCAGTACCGCCCCAGCCTCGACGGCTCGGGCCACGACCCCTGGGCGCTGATGGTGCTGGAGATCTCAGCCGGACGGATCGCGGCGGTCAACAACTTCCTCGACACCGCCCACCTGTTCCCGCTCTTCGGGTTGCCCGACCGGCTCCCATAA
- a CDS encoding STAS domain-containing protein — MTTFAISFAVGATLTRADIPALCGDLAEALRGRDRGVVVCDVTGVRPDVVAIEALARLSLTARRHGWRLVVSGGSADLLELADLLGLTDPLWEPVGQPEEREQVGGVEEVVDRRDPSG; from the coding sequence GTGACGACCTTCGCGATCTCCTTCGCCGTCGGCGCGACGCTGACCCGGGCGGACATCCCCGCCCTCTGCGGTGACCTGGCCGAGGCGCTGCGTGGCCGGGACCGTGGCGTGGTGGTCTGCGACGTGACCGGGGTGCGCCCCGACGTGGTCGCGATCGAGGCGCTGGCCCGGCTGAGCCTGACCGCGCGGCGGCATGGCTGGCGGCTGGTGGTCAGCGGCGGCAGCGCCGATCTGCTGGAACTTGCCGACCTGCTCGGCCTGACCGACCCGTTATGGGAGCCGGTCGGGCAACCCGAAGAGCGGGAACAGGTGGGCGGTGTCGAGGAAGTTGTTGACCGCCGCGATCCGTCCGGCTGA
- a CDS encoding GNAT family N-acetyltransferase, whose product MDARVQRSVIANLSLRPNAIEVGPFVIGWDPTTDSRFVNYATPQLDAVVTPADVTTLVAAFRDIDRVPRLEYVTSCAPGLEQQLIDAGFTVEARHDYLVCSPDSLTVPATPDGFEVAEPATDAQRAGLVAVQNEAFGEEPVATPADIARVRRVQDNGGVVMLVRNGDGVCVAGGQATPPSAGVSEVAGIAVRKECRRRGIAGALTAAITARLFATGVEVAWLEASGTDSWRVYERVGYVPTGKRLYIALD is encoded by the coding sequence ATGGATGCTCGCGTCCAGCGTTCCGTCATCGCCAACCTGTCCTTGCGTCCCAACGCCATCGAGGTCGGACCGTTTGTCATCGGGTGGGATCCGACCACCGACAGCCGCTTCGTCAACTACGCGACGCCACAACTCGACGCCGTTGTTACCCCGGCCGATGTGACCACACTGGTGGCGGCGTTCCGGGACATCGACCGCGTGCCCCGGCTGGAGTACGTCACCAGCTGCGCGCCGGGCCTGGAACAGCAACTGATCGATGCCGGGTTCACGGTGGAGGCGCGACACGACTACCTGGTCTGCTCGCCCGATTCGCTGACTGTGCCGGCCACACCCGATGGGTTCGAGGTCGCGGAGCCGGCCACGGACGCACAGCGCGCCGGCCTGGTGGCCGTACAGAACGAAGCCTTCGGCGAGGAGCCGGTGGCGACCCCGGCGGACATCGCCCGCGTACGGCGTGTCCAAGACAACGGCGGCGTGGTGATGCTGGTCCGCAACGGCGACGGTGTCTGTGTCGCGGGCGGGCAGGCGACTCCGCCCAGCGCCGGGGTCAGCGAGGTGGCTGGCATCGCGGTCCGCAAGGAGTGCCGTCGCCGCGGTATCGCCGGGGCGCTCACCGCCGCGATCACCGCGCGGCTGTTCGCCACCGGCGTGGAGGTTGCCTGGCTGGAGGCTTCCGGGACGGATTCCTGGCGCGTCTACGAACGGGTCGGGTACGTACCGACAGGCAAGCGCCTCTACATCGCCCTCGACTGA
- a CDS encoding SigE family RNA polymerase sigma factor: protein MRWKRRFEGLDSLVAERGTALLATAVLLTGSRAAGEDLLQAALERLMRHWSRVRGDKEAYLRRTMYHLAVDQWRRRKRRPEVLASVEPPGQPDGTDALHLRQALIQALATLPPRQRAVLVLRYWEQLSEAEAAEMLGCSIGTVKSTASRGLSRLREVTAAWAFDDVPAWNGAGK, encoded by the coding sequence GTGCGTTGGAAGAGACGCTTCGAGGGGCTGGACAGCCTCGTCGCTGAACGCGGTACCGCCCTGCTCGCGACAGCCGTACTGCTCACCGGCAGCCGCGCCGCCGGCGAGGACCTGCTGCAGGCGGCGCTGGAGCGGCTGATGCGCCACTGGAGCAGGGTCCGCGGCGACAAGGAAGCCTATCTGCGCCGCACCATGTACCACCTCGCGGTCGACCAGTGGCGCCGCCGCAAGCGGCGGCCGGAGGTCCTGGCCAGCGTGGAGCCGCCCGGCCAGCCGGACGGTACGGATGCGCTGCACCTGCGGCAGGCACTGATCCAGGCCCTGGCCACGCTGCCACCCCGGCAGCGGGCGGTGCTGGTGCTGCGTTACTGGGAGCAGCTCAGTGAGGCGGAGGCCGCCGAGATGCTCGGGTGCTCGATCGGGACCGTCAAGTCCACCGCCTCCCGGGGGCTGTCCCGCCTGCGTGAGGTCACGGCTGCCTGGGCGTTCGACGACGTCCCGGCCTGGAATGGAGCGGGGAAATGA
- a CDS encoding FAD-dependent monooxygenase yields MSASDVTVVGGGIGGLANAYALASAGHRVRVLEKAADFAEVGAGLQMAPNATRILRQWGLLDAVLTHGVVPRRLVFRDAVDGSELTHLDLGADFVERYGAPYVVIHRSDLLDILVQACRRVGVELVPNVRVTDVVASADSAVVISEAGEFTSDLALSADGLRSVLRGKLSDDQPVASGYVAYRGAFPLSEIDVELDENALRDVVVYLGPGCHLVQYALRGGDMFNTVAVFRSAAYERGEADWGNPDELESAFSGMCPDVRRGLRSLWRTRKWPMYDRAPIQTWVDGRLALTGDAAHPMLQYLAQGACQAIEDAYTLATEAGKTVAAGGLDWDRALRAYETARTERTARVQTSARVWGDIWHVDGVARLLRNELFRDRAPDDYKHIDWLYGG; encoded by the coding sequence ATGAGCGCAAGCGATGTCACTGTCGTCGGTGGCGGCATCGGCGGGCTGGCCAACGCGTACGCCCTGGCCAGCGCCGGCCACCGGGTGCGGGTGCTCGAGAAGGCGGCGGATTTCGCCGAGGTCGGGGCGGGGCTGCAGATGGCCCCGAACGCGACCCGCATCCTGCGCCAGTGGGGGTTGCTCGACGCCGTACTCACCCACGGTGTCGTGCCGCGGCGGCTGGTCTTCCGGGACGCCGTGGACGGCTCGGAGCTGACCCACCTCGACCTGGGGGCGGACTTCGTCGAGCGCTACGGCGCGCCGTACGTGGTGATCCACCGCAGCGACCTGCTGGACATTCTCGTCCAGGCCTGCCGGCGGGTGGGCGTCGAGCTGGTGCCCAACGTGCGGGTGACCGACGTGGTCGCGTCCGCGGACTCCGCAGTGGTGATCAGCGAAGCCGGCGAGTTCACCAGCGACCTCGCGCTGTCGGCCGACGGTCTCCGCTCGGTGCTGCGCGGCAAGCTCAGCGACGACCAGCCGGTCGCGTCCGGGTACGTCGCCTACCGCGGCGCGTTTCCCCTCTCCGAGATTGACGTCGAGCTGGACGAGAACGCCCTGCGGGACGTCGTCGTGTACCTCGGCCCCGGCTGCCACCTGGTCCAGTACGCGCTGCGCGGCGGCGACATGTTCAACACGGTCGCGGTGTTCAGGTCCGCCGCCTACGAGCGGGGCGAGGCGGACTGGGGCAACCCGGACGAGTTGGAGTCGGCGTTCTCGGGCATGTGTCCGGATGTCCGTCGGGGCCTGCGGTCGCTGTGGCGTACCCGGAAGTGGCCGATGTACGACCGCGCCCCTATCCAGACGTGGGTCGACGGGCGGCTGGCGCTGACCGGGGATGCCGCGCATCCGATGCTGCAGTACCTGGCGCAGGGCGCCTGCCAGGCCATCGAGGACGCGTACACGCTCGCCACCGAGGCCGGCAAGACGGTGGCGGCGGGCGGCCTGGACTGGGATCGGGCGCTGCGCGCGTACGAGACGGCGCGGACGGAGCGCACGGCCCGGGTGCAGACGTCGGCCCGGGTGTGGGGGGACATCTGGCACGTCGACGGGGTGGCCCGGCTGCTGCGAAACGAGCTGTTCCGCGACCGGGCACCCGACGACTACAAGCACATCGACTGGCTCTACGGCGGCTGA
- a CDS encoding maleylpyruvate isomerase N-terminal domain-containing protein produces the protein MTARDWMEQGTKLFLTAVDRLSDEDFDEPTDLPGWSRRHLIAHVHYNAEALRRLVHWAATGEERRMYASREQRAEEIETGARLPAGELRGRVRQSAQALAYDLDALSAEARTREVVTAQGRTVPASEIPWMRAREVAVHTVDLKAGYGFDDLPAGFTAALAVDAVRKRAASGEAAPLAAWLTGRTAQAPTLGPWL, from the coding sequence ATGACCGCCCGGGACTGGATGGAGCAGGGGACCAAGCTCTTCCTGACCGCCGTCGACCGGCTCAGTGACGAGGACTTCGACGAGCCGACCGACCTGCCCGGGTGGAGCCGCCGCCACCTGATCGCGCACGTGCACTACAACGCCGAGGCGTTGCGAAGGCTCGTGCACTGGGCCGCCACCGGCGAGGAGCGGCGGATGTACGCGAGCCGGGAGCAGCGGGCCGAGGAGATCGAGACCGGCGCCCGGCTGCCCGCCGGCGAGCTCCGCGGGCGGGTACGGCAGTCGGCGCAGGCCCTGGCGTACGACCTCGACGCGCTCTCCGCGGAGGCCCGCACCCGCGAGGTGGTGACCGCCCAGGGCCGCACCGTGCCGGCCAGCGAGATCCCGTGGATGCGCGCGCGGGAGGTCGCCGTGCACACCGTCGACCTGAAGGCCGGGTACGGCTTCGACGACCTGCCGGCGGGCTTCACCGCCGCGCTGGCGGTCGACGCGGTACGCAAGCGGGCTGCCAGCGGCGAGGCCGCCCCGCTCGCCGCGTGGCTGACCGGACGGACCGCGCAGGCACCGACCCTCGGCCCCTGGTTGTGA
- a CDS encoding fumarylacetoacetate hydrolase family protein, translated as MKLATIRTAEGTRAVRATEDGYVDLGFTDVGELLAREDWPARAAATGGTTYPVDGVEFAPVVPRPGKVLCVGLNYRNHILEMGRELPEYPTLFAKFADALIGANDDIDLAPESTAVDWEAELAVVIGRAVRRADEQAAADAIAGFTVCNDVSMRDWQFRTKEWLQGKTFEGTTPLGPVLVTPDELPGGVRPALTMTASVDGEIMQKAETSDLVFDPVALVRYASTIMTLRPGDVIATGTPGGVGHARKPPRYLADGNILVTEIQGIGRLINVARAS; from the coding sequence GTGAAGCTCGCCACCATCCGCACCGCCGAGGGCACCCGCGCCGTCCGCGCGACCGAGGACGGGTACGTCGACCTCGGGTTCACCGACGTCGGGGAGCTGCTGGCCCGGGAGGACTGGCCGGCGCGGGCGGCGGCGACCGGCGGCACGACGTACCCGGTCGACGGGGTGGAGTTCGCGCCCGTCGTGCCCCGCCCCGGCAAGGTGCTGTGCGTCGGCCTCAACTACCGCAACCACATCCTGGAGATGGGCCGGGAGCTGCCCGAGTACCCGACCCTCTTCGCCAAGTTCGCCGACGCGCTGATCGGCGCGAACGACGACATCGACCTCGCGCCCGAGTCCACCGCCGTCGACTGGGAGGCCGAACTCGCCGTCGTGATCGGCCGTGCCGTGCGCCGCGCCGACGAGCAGGCGGCGGCCGACGCCATCGCCGGCTTCACCGTCTGCAACGACGTGAGCATGCGGGACTGGCAGTTCCGGACGAAGGAATGGCTGCAGGGCAAGACGTTCGAGGGCACCACCCCGCTCGGTCCGGTCCTGGTCACGCCCGACGAGCTGCCCGGCGGCGTCCGCCCGGCGCTGACCATGACCGCCTCCGTCGACGGCGAGATCATGCAGAAAGCCGAGACCTCCGACCTGGTGTTCGACCCGGTCGCGCTGGTCCGGTATGCATCGACGATCATGACGCTCCGGCCCGGCGACGTCATCGCGACCGGCACGCCCGGCGGCGTCGGCCACGCCCGCAAGCCCCCGCGCTACCTCGCCGACGGCAACATCCTCGTCACCGAGATCCAGGGCATCGGCCGGCTGATCAACGTGGCCCGGGCGTCATGA